One segment of Streptomyces sp. YIM 121038 DNA contains the following:
- the rpsN gene encoding 30S ribosomal protein S14, with protein sequence MAKKSKVAKNEERRAVVARYAARRAELKELLRSPSTPDAERLAARRELARQPRDASATRVRNRDSVDGRPRGYVRAFGLSRVRLREQAHAGFLPGVRKSSW encoded by the coding sequence ATGGCCAAGAAGAGCAAGGTCGCGAAGAACGAGGAGCGGCGCGCGGTCGTCGCCCGGTACGCCGCGCGGCGGGCCGAGTTGAAGGAGCTGCTGCGCAGCCCGTCCACGCCGGACGCCGAACGGCTCGCGGCCCGGCGGGAACTGGCGCGCCAGCCGCGCGACGCCAGCGCCACGCGCGTCCGCAACCGCGACAGCGTGGACGGGCGGCCGCGCGGGTACGTGCGGGCGTTCGGGCTCTCCCGGGTGCGGCTGCGGGAGCAGGCGCACGCCGGATTCCTGCCCGGCGTGCGCAAGTCCTCCTGGTAG
- a CDS encoding type B 50S ribosomal protein L31 gives MRPGIHPPYGPVVFRDKAAGFAFLTRSTATSDKTVDWEDGRTYPVIDVEVSSASHPFYTGQQRVLDTAGRVERFERRYGAARPSPAPGTPDTGDR, from the coding sequence GTGCGACCCGGAATCCACCCCCCGTACGGGCCCGTCGTCTTCCGCGACAAGGCCGCGGGCTTCGCCTTCCTCACCCGCTCGACGGCCACCAGCGACAAGACGGTCGACTGGGAGGACGGCCGCACCTACCCCGTCATCGACGTCGAGGTCTCCTCCGCGAGCCACCCCTTCTACACCGGCCAGCAGCGCGTCCTCGACACGGCGGGCCGCGTGGAACGCTTCGAGCGGCGCTACGGGGCCGCCCGCCCGTCCCCGGCGCCCGGCACCCCTGACACCGGGGACCGTTGA
- the rpmG gene encoding 50S ribosomal protein L33 yields the protein MARNELRPVIKLRSTAGTGYTYVTRKNRRNDPDRLTLRKYDPVAGRHVDFREER from the coding sequence ATGGCTCGCAACGAACTCCGCCCCGTCATCAAGCTCCGGTCCACCGCCGGCACTGGCTACACGTACGTGACCCGCAAGAACCGCCGTAACGACCCCGACCGCCTGACCCTGCGCAAGTACGACCCCGTGGCAGGCCGCCACGTCGACTTCCGAGAGGAGCGCTGA
- the rpmB gene encoding 50S ribosomal protein L28 has product MSAHCQLTGAKPGFGKNVSHSHRRTSRRFDPNVQSKRYWLPSESRYVRLRLSARGIKTVDVIGVEAAVARIRARGVKV; this is encoded by the coding sequence TTGTCCGCCCACTGCCAGCTGACCGGCGCGAAGCCCGGCTTCGGCAAGAACGTCTCCCACTCCCACCGGCGCACGTCGCGCCGCTTCGACCCGAACGTCCAGAGCAAGCGCTACTGGCTGCCGAGCGAGAGCCGGTACGTGCGCCTGCGGCTCAGCGCCAGGGGCATCAAGACCGTCGACGTGATCGGCGTCGAGGCCGCCGTCGCCAGGATCCGGGCGCGCGGGGTGAAGGTCTGA
- a CDS encoding GTP-binding protein — translation MTATMAVALVGGLHAQARAAAVARLLATVPDSVALHHDLSTATTGRVVRTVRDATGVLSTGETPLVNDCACCALREDLVPELERLAADGRTRLAVVELWDSVEPKAMAEVIAGYGSRALRLSGVITAVDPALLLPCLANGDDLADAGLAAAPGDRRTVADTWARQLEYPPVLAVLDAAGADAEDRALLAQLHPTARQVPIGHGDLAGAALAGFDVEAAAAAQHPACALLPAEADDSGVATLVWHRRRPFHPERLYAALEDLTCAAARSRGRFWLADRPDTLLAWDAAGGALCVESAGPWLASLPDAAWDLVPPVRRAAAALDWHPEHGDCCQHLVFTSPGLDRDALTHVLESCLLTDEEYAAGRTAWKSLPPAFDAFLEI, via the coding sequence ATGACCGCCACCATGGCCGTCGCCCTCGTCGGGGGCCTGCACGCGCAGGCCCGGGCCGCGGCCGTGGCGCGGCTCCTGGCCACCGTCCCCGACAGCGTGGCCCTGCACCACGACCTCTCCACCGCCACCACCGGCCGGGTCGTACGGACCGTGCGCGACGCCACCGGCGTCCTCTCCACCGGCGAGACGCCCCTCGTCAACGACTGCGCCTGCTGCGCCCTGCGCGAGGACCTCGTACCGGAGCTGGAGCGGCTCGCCGCGGACGGGCGCACCCGGCTCGCGGTCGTCGAGCTGTGGGACTCCGTCGAACCGAAGGCGATGGCCGAGGTCATCGCCGGGTACGGCTCGCGGGCGCTGCGCCTGAGCGGCGTCATCACGGCCGTCGACCCGGCCCTGCTCCTGCCCTGCCTCGCCAACGGCGACGACCTGGCGGACGCGGGGCTCGCCGCGGCCCCCGGCGACCGGCGCACCGTCGCCGACACCTGGGCGCGCCAGCTGGAGTACCCGCCGGTCCTCGCCGTCCTGGACGCGGCGGGCGCCGACGCCGAGGACCGCGCGCTCCTCGCCCAGCTCCACCCGACGGCCCGCCAGGTGCCCATCGGCCACGGCGACCTGGCGGGCGCCGCGCTCGCGGGCTTCGACGTGGAGGCGGCCGCCGCCGCGCAGCACCCGGCGTGCGCGCTGCTGCCCGCCGAGGCCGACGACAGCGGCGTCGCCACGCTCGTGTGGCACCGCCGCAGGCCCTTCCACCCCGAGCGCCTGTACGCGGCCCTGGAGGACCTCACCTGCGCGGCCGCCCGCAGCCGGGGCCGGTTCTGGCTCGCGGACCGGCCGGACACGCTGCTCGCCTGGGACGCGGCGGGCGGCGCGCTGTGCGTCGAGAGCGCGGGGCCGTGGCTGGCGTCCCTGCCGGACGCCGCCTGGGACCTGGTCCCGCCGGTGCGCCGCGCGGCCGCCGCGCTCGACTGGCACCCGGAGCACGGCGACTGCTGCCAGCACCTCGTGTTCACCTCGCCGGGCCTCGACCGCGACGCCCTCACCCACGTCCTGGAGTCCTGCCTCCTCACGGACGAGGAGTACGCGGCGGGCCGCACGGCCTGGAAGTCCCTGCCCCCGGCGTTCGACGCCTTCTTGGAGATCTAG
- a CDS encoding metalloregulator ArsR/SmtB family transcription factor: protein MVSTGEREDRLFAALANGTRREVLRLLRDRGPQPVQALASHFDMRRPSLSEHLKVLREAGLVSGERAGRQRIYRIEAFRLAEVRDWLGPYERLWHERTCQRTCERTTGAPE from the coding sequence ATGGTCAGCACCGGCGAACGCGAGGACCGGCTGTTCGCCGCGCTGGCCAACGGCACCCGCCGCGAGGTCCTGCGCCTGCTGCGCGACCGGGGCCCGCAGCCCGTACAGGCCCTCGCTTCGCACTTCGACATGCGCAGGCCCAGCCTCTCGGAGCACCTGAAGGTGCTGCGGGAGGCCGGTCTCGTCTCCGGGGAGCGCGCGGGCCGCCAGCGCATCTACCGGATCGAGGCGTTCCGCCTCGCCGAGGTGCGCGACTGGCTGGGACCGTACGAACGCCTCTGGCACGAACGCACGTGTCAACGCACGTGCGAGCGCACGACTGGGGCCCCGGAGTAG
- a CDS encoding DUF397 domain-containing protein, producing MHHVFNGMAATDLHGVVWQKSRHSNSQGSCVEFAKLPGGDVAVRNSRFPDGPALVYTRAEIEAMLLGMKDGEFDHLLGG from the coding sequence GTGCACCACGTGTTCAACGGCATGGCGGCCACGGATCTTCACGGGGTGGTCTGGCAGAAGAGCAGGCACAGCAACTCGCAGGGTTCCTGCGTGGAGTTCGCGAAGCTGCCGGGCGGCGACGTCGCCGTCCGCAACTCGCGCTTTCCGGACGGGCCCGCGCTCGTCTACACGCGCGCCGAGATCGAGGCCATGCTGCTCGGCATGAAGGACGGCGAGTTCGACCATCTGCTCGGCGGCTGA